The Thermodesulfobacteriota bacterium region TGAACGTCCCGGCCACGTAGACCTCCTGGGCGTCAACTGCCTGCAGGACGAACTCGTGGGATGAATCCGTTGCCTTCTTGGCGGTGCTGGCCCTCTTGGTGGTTGCTGCCTTGGTCCCTTCCTTCCCGGCCATGTGTGCTCTCCTCACGTATGTGGACGCCCATGATTGGCCACTTGCCCAGCAGCCGTTTCTCCGTTCCCCGAAGCCCCACCTGTTGGCGAGATCCTTGACAGGATGAGGAAAACCCGGATCCCTTGTCAAGGGGATTTCATGCCGAACTCCAGCCGGCTGAACTGCAGGGCCTCCTGCCAAGGCCGGCCAAGATCGATGCCAACCACCTCGACGATGCAGACCTCCAGCACCAGATAGACCGTGGTGTCCTTGCGTACACAGCCGGTCAGGGTCTCCCCGTGCAGTCCCAGGGCCGCGTGCAGATGGATGCGGGGCTCGTCGCCCTCCCAGGCGATGCTGCCAAAGCCCAGCACCTCCCGGGAGCCGTCCAGATGGCGCCAGACCGGGTCCGGCGGCACCACCGGCTCCCGCGGTCCGGTCACCACTGCCGCCTGGCGGATCCCGCCCAGGATGTGCAGCCAACCGCCACGGATCCGCTCGGCCACCACCAGCTGCTTGATCTCCTGCCAGAAATCCTCGCCGTCATCCAGGCGAGCCACCACCACCCGACCGATCTGTCCTACCCGGTAGTCCATTGCGCCCTCCCACTGGCCAGCCCCTGGCCGCGCCTGGTCTTTTCTCTTGAGCGTTCCGGAGCGAGCCCCGTATACTGGCCACCGGTCAGAAGGACAGAAACTGCCCCGCCCTCCCTGCCACCGGACGGATACCGTCATGCAGCTCGCCAGTGCCGAAGAGATGCGGGCCATCGACCGCGCCACCATCGAAGAGATGGGGCTGCCGGGGGTGGTGCTCATGGAGAACGCCGGCCGGCAGACCGTTGCCGCCATGGGCCGCCTGTTCGACCCCTTGGCCGGCAAACGGGTGAGCCTGGTGATCGGCCCCGGCAACAACGGCGGTGACGGCCTGGTCATCGCCCGCCTGCTCCAGCAGCAAGGCTGCCGGCCGGAGGTGGAGCTCCTGGTGCCCGGCGAGCGCCTGACCGGCGACGCCGGCACCAATCTGGCCATCGTCGAGGGCCTGCCTGTCCCCATCCGGCTGGTCCTGGGCGAGGAGGCCATCCCGGCCCTGGCCGAGCGACTGGGCCGCAGCGACCTGGTGGTGGACGCCATCTTCGGCACCGGCCTGACCCGCCACGTGGGCGGCCATTTTGCCGCCGCCATCGAGGCCATGAACAGCTGCGGCCGGCCGGTGGTGGCAGTGGACATCCCCTCCGGGCTGGATGCCGACAGCGGCCAGCCCCTGGGGGTGGCCGTGCGGGCGACCCTTACCGTCACCTTCGGTCTCGCCAAGCCAGGCCTGGTGGTCACCCCCGGCTGCCTCCTGGCCGGCCGGCTGGAGGTGGCCGATATCGGCCTCCTGCGGGAGGCGGTGGCCGCCGTCGGACCCCGGCGGCGGCTGCTGGACGAGCCGTGGGCCGGGTCCCTGGTACCGGCCCGGCCCGAGGACGGGCACAAGGGCACCTTCGGCCACCTTCTCGTTGTGGCCGGCTCCCAGGGCCACACCGGTGCCGCCCTTCTCGCCGGCCTGGGCGGACTGCGAGCCGGCGCCGGGCTGGTCAGCCTCGCCGTGCCCTCCTTCCTCAACCCGATTTTCGAAACCCGCCTCCTGGAGGCGATGACCGTGCCCTTGCCGGCCGCTGGCGGCGGACTGGCCGCCGAGGCCCTGCCGGAGATCCGGGCCGCCCTGACCGGCAAGTCCGCCCTGGTGATCGGTCCCGGGCTGGGCACCGGGCCGGCCATCCGCCTTCTTCTGGCCGGCCTCCTGGAGGATCTTGCGCTGCCGGTGGTCCTGGACGCCGACGCCCTGACCATCCTGGCCCAGGAGCGGTCCCTCCTGGATGGCCTGGCTCGGCTGGCGGGGCGGGTGGTTCTCACCCCCCACCCGGGCGAGATGGGCCGCCTGACCGGTACCAGTGCCAAGGCGGTGCAGGGGGCCCGGATCGCCCAGGCCGAGGCCTTGGCCCGGCGTCACGGTGTGGTGCTGGCGCTCAAGGGCAGCCGGACCCTGATCGCGGGTCCGGAGGGCGACCTGGCCGTCTGCCCGGCCGGCAACCCCGGCATGGCGTGTGGCGGCATGGGGGACGTCCTGGCCGGCATCATTGGCGGGCTTCTGGCCCAGGGCGTCCCGTCCTGGCAAGCGGCCTGCCTGGGGGTATACGCCCATGGCCTGGCCGGCGACCGGCTCGCCCGGCGGCTGGGCGGCCACCGCGGCCTCCTGGCCTCGGAGCTGGCGGACGAGCTGCCCGGGGTGCTGGAAGGGCTGGCGACGGCCGCCGATCAGTTGCGACCCACCCCCACGTAGGTGAAGCCCAGGCCCTTGAGCCGGGCCGGCTCGTAAACGTTGCGCAGGTCGATGAAAACCGGCGTCCGCACCAGGGCCCGCACCCGCTCCAGGTCCAGGGCCCGGTACTGGTTCCACTCGGTGAGCAGCACCACCGCATCCGCCCCCCGGCAGGCCTCGTAGGGGTTGGCCACATAGGTCAGGTCCGGCAGGTACTTGGCGGCCTCGGGCATCCCCTGGGGGTCGTGGGCCTGGATGACCGCCCCCCGCTCCTGGAGGGCCGGCAGGATGGTCAGGGCCGGGGCGTCCCGCATGTCGTCGGTCTCGGGCTTGAAGGTGAGCCCCAGGACGCCGATGGTCTTGCCCGCCTCGACGCCGCCCAGGGCGTCCCGGATCTTCTTGGCCATCCGGGCCTTCTGGGCCGCGTTCACCTCCACCGCCGCCTCCACCAGCCGCACCGCCACCCCATTCTCCTGGGCTACCCGCATCAGGGCGACCGTGTCCTTGGGAAAGCAGGAGCCGCCGTAGCCCGGGCCGGCGTGCAGGAACTTCCTGCCGATCCGGCCATCGAGCCCCACCGCCTTGGCCAGGGTCACCACATCCGCCCCCACCGCCTCGCACATGGCCGCCATCTCGTTGATGAAGCTGACCTTCATGGCCAGAAAGGCGTTGGCCGCGTACTTGATGAGCTCTGCCGTTTCGAGGTTGGCGATCACGAAGGGGGTTTCGATGAGGTAGAGGGGCTTGTAGATCTCCTTGAGGAGGACGATGGCCCGCTCCGAGCTGGAGCCGATCACCACCCGGTCCGGCCGCATGAAGTCATTGATCGCCGCTCCTTCCCGCAGAAACTCGGGATTGGAAGCGATATCGAAGCTGGCCCCGGGGCTGGTCTCCTGGATGATCCGCGCCACCTGCCGCCCCGTACCCACCGGCACCGTGCTCTTGGTGACCACCACCGTGTAGCCATCGAGATGGCCGGCCAGCTCCCGGGCAGCGTCGTAGACGAAGGACAGGTTGGCGTAGCCGTCTCCCCGGCGACTGGAGGGGGTGCCGACCGCGATGAACACCGCCTTGGCGCCCGCCACCGCCTGCCCCAGATCGGTGGTGAAAAAGAGCCGCTCCTCGCCGCTGTTCTTGCGGACCAGCTCCGCCAGCCCCGGCTCGTAGATGGGGAGCCGGCCGGAGGTCAGGATCTCGATCTTGGCCGCGTCCTTGTCCACGCAGGTGACCCGGTGGCCAAGCTCGGACAGACAGGTGCCGGTGACCAGCCCCACGTAGCCGGTGCCGATCATGCAGATGTTCATGGGCTTCTCCCCGGGTCAGACCCGGTAATAGGCGCGGTACCAGTCCACGAAGCGCCGGATGCCGGTCTCCACCGAGGTGGCGGGCTTGAAGCCCACCGCGGCCTCCAGATCCTGGACATCGGCATAGGTGGCTGGCACGTCCCCTGGCTGCAACGGCAGGAAGTTCTTCTGGGCGGTCCTGCCCAGACACGCCTCCAGAACCTCGATGTAGCGCATCAGCTCCACCGGCTGGTTGTTGCCGATGTTGTACACCCGGTGGCGACAGGAGCTGGTGGCCGGATCCGGGGCCTCACCGGTCCATTCGGGATTGGGCGCCGGCAGATGATCGATGACCCGCACCACCCCTTCGACGATATCATCGATGTAGGTGAAATCCCGCCGCATCTGGCCGTGGTTGAAGACATCGATGGGGCGGTCTTCCAGGATGGCCTTGGTGAAGAGGAAGAGAGCCATGTCCGGCCGGCCCCAGGGGCCGTAGACGGTAAAGAAGCGCAAGCCGGTGGCGGCCAGGCCATAAAGTTGGCAGTAGACATGGGCCATGAGCTCGTTGGCCTTCTTGCTGGCCGCGTACAGGGAGACGGGGTGATCGACGTTGTCGTGCACGGAAAACGGCATCCTCGTGTTGGCGCCGTAGACCGAGCTGGAGGAGGCGTAGACCAGATGCCTGACCCCGGTGTGGCGGCAGCCCTCGAGGATGTTGACGAAGCCCACCAGGTTGGTATCCACATAGGCGTGGGGGTTGACGAGGGAATAGCGCACCCCCGCCTGGGCCGCCAAGTTGACCACGGCGTCGAAGGCCTGCTCCTGGAACAACTGCGCCATGCCCGCCCGGTCGGCCAGGTCCAGACGCACATCGGTGAAGGCCGGATGGGGCAGGAGCTGATCCAGCCGCGCCTGCTTGAGGCCGGGATCGTAGTAGTCGTTGAGGTTGTCCAGGCCGACCACCTGCCAGCCGTCGGCCAAGAGCCGCCGGCTGAGATGGAAGCCGATGAAGCCGGCAGCGCCGGTGATGAGGATTCGGGGCATGGCGGGCACTCCTGGGTCAGGCCGACACCACCTTGGCTACCGCGCCAGGGCGGCCGGCAAAGGCGTTGCGGGTATCGATGATGAGCGAGGCGTGCTGGAGGATGAAGTCGTAATCGTAGGCGGAATGATCCGTGGCCAGCAGCACGCAGTCGAAACCGGCCAGGGCCTCGGCGGTCAGGGGCACCGACTCCCAGTCGAAGGCGTAGTGGCGGCCCGGCCACAGCTTGGGGATGTGGGGATCGTTGTAGGCAACCTGGGCGCCCTTGGCCAGGAGCAGCTCGATCAGCTTGAAGGAAGGCGACTCCCGGGGATCATCCACGTCCTTTTTGTAGGCCACCCCCAGAAGCAGCACCCGGGCGCCGTTGAGGGCCCGGCCCCGGTCGTTCAAAGCCTCCATGGCCCGCTGCACCACGTAATACGGCATGGCCGAGTTCACCTCCCCGGCCAGCTCGATGAACTTGGTGGGGAAATCGAACTCCCGGGCCTTCCAGGTCAGGTAAAAGGGGTCGATGGGGATGCAGTGGCCGCCCAGGCCAGGCCCGGGATAGAACGGCATGAAGCCGAAGGGCTTGGTGGAGGCGGCCCGGATCACCTCGAAGACGTCGATGCCCATGCGGTGGCA contains the following coding sequences:
- a CDS encoding NAD(P)H-hydrate dehydratase, coding for MQLASAEEMRAIDRATIEEMGLPGVVLMENAGRQTVAAMGRLFDPLAGKRVSLVIGPGNNGGDGLVIARLLQQQGCRPEVELLVPGERLTGDAGTNLAIVEGLPVPIRLVLGEEAIPALAERLGRSDLVVDAIFGTGLTRHVGGHFAAAIEAMNSCGRPVVAVDIPSGLDADSGQPLGVAVRATLTVTFGLAKPGLVVTPGCLLAGRLEVADIGLLREAVAAVGPRRRLLDEPWAGSLVPARPEDGHKGTFGHLLVVAGSQGHTGAALLAGLGGLRAGAGLVSLAVPSFLNPIFETRLLEAMTVPLPAAGGGLAAEALPEIRAALTGKSALVIGPGLGTGPAIRLLLAGLLEDLALPVVLDADALTILAQERSLLDGLARLAGRVVLTPHPGEMGRLTGTSAKAVQGARIAQAEALARRHGVVLALKGSRTLIAGPEGDLAVCPAGNPGMACGGMGDVLAGIIGGLLAQGVPSWQAACLGVYAHGLAGDRLARRLGGHRGLLASELADELPGVLEGLATAADQLRPTPT
- a CDS encoding NAD-dependent epimerase, which produces MPRILITGAAGFIGFHLSRRLLADGWQVVGLDNLNDYYDPGLKQARLDQLLPHPAFTDVRLDLADRAGMAQLFQEQAFDAVVNLAAQAGVRYSLVNPHAYVDTNLVGFVNILEGCRHTGVRHLVYASSSSVYGANTRMPFSVHDNVDHPVSLYAASKKANELMAHVYCQLYGLAATGLRFFTVYGPWGRPDMALFLFTKAILEDRPIDVFNHGQMRRDFTYIDDIVEGVVRVIDHLPAPNPEWTGEAPDPATSSCRHRVYNIGNNQPVELMRYIEVLEACLGRTAQKNFLPLQPGDVPATYADVQDLEAAVGFKPATSVETGIRRFVDWYRAYYRV
- a CDS encoding UDP-glucose/GDP-mannose dehydrogenase family protein, translated to MNICMIGTGYVGLVTGTCLSELGHRVTCVDKDAAKIEILTSGRLPIYEPGLAELVRKNSGEERLFFTTDLGQAVAGAKAVFIAVGTPSSRRGDGYANLSFVYDAARELAGHLDGYTVVVTKSTVPVGTGRQVARIIQETSPGASFDIASNPEFLREGAAINDFMRPDRVVIGSSSERAIVLLKEIYKPLYLIETPFVIANLETAELIKYAANAFLAMKVSFINEMAAMCEAVGADVVTLAKAVGLDGRIGRKFLHAGPGYGGSCFPKDTVALMRVAQENGVAVRLVEAAVEVNAAQKARMAKKIRDALGGVEAGKTIGVLGLTFKPETDDMRDAPALTILPALQERGAVIQAHDPQGMPEAAKYLPDLTYVANPYEACRGADAVVLLTEWNQYRALDLERVRALVRTPVFIDLRNVYEPARLKGLGFTYVGVGRN
- a CDS encoding PPC domain-containing DNA-binding protein, which codes for MDYRVGQIGRVVVARLDDGEDFWQEIKQLVVAERIRGGWLHILGGIRQAAVVTGPREPVVPPDPVWRHLDGSREVLGFGSIAWEGDEPRIHLHAALGLHGETLTGCVRKDTTVYLVLEVCIVEVVGIDLGRPWQEALQFSRLEFGMKSP